Proteins from a genomic interval of Crassostrea angulata isolate pt1a10 chromosome 7, ASM2561291v2, whole genome shotgun sequence:
- the LOC128155193 gene encoding uncharacterized protein LOC128155193 produces MSRKVTNIFCVVGLFVIISNRPVESFGIPDALGAYPGIRSIIDTAECYHTGGILMYWDPHVPQHAHALQTVYEYIVAHLYSPVEGCCLQGGYPSDFIEAFSNGMWMVPNVKRLEERIRHLSHGCREMLAGSMEYLHVVRKVSHPKPTTTTTTTKPPPTTTTTTTTTTTTTTTPRPTHAPTGVGCPTCDPSLNCVWSNHCGATQVCLVRSYPNYPFSTHCAEKLDCKLMKQLATGGEIFCCEDEACVHSILGV; encoded by the exons ATGTCCCGAAAGGTCACGAATATCTTTTGTGTAGTAG GGCTGTTTGTCATTATCTCCAACCGGCCCGTAGAGAGTTTTGGAATACCTG aTGCACTGGGGGCGTATCCAGGGATCCGCTCCATTATCGATACAGCCGAGTGTTATC ATACTGGAGGTATTTTGATGTATTGGGATCCACACGTTCCACAACATGCTCACG CGTTGCAGACGGTATACGAATACATTGTGGCACACCTGTATAGCCCCGTAGAGGGTTGTTGTCTCCAAG GAGGCTATCCTAGTGATTTCATCGAAGCTTTCAGCAACGGAATGTGGATGGTTCCAAATG TTAAAAGATTGGAAGAGAGAATTCGACATCTCAGTCATGGATGTAGGGAAATGTTAGCAGGATCAATGGAAT ATTTACATGTTGTCCGTAAAGTGTCGCATCCAAAACCTACAACCACCACAACAACCACCAAACCGCCACCgacaacgacaacaacaacaacaacaacaacaaccactACTACCACCCCACGTCCCACCCACGCTCCTACCG GAGTTGGTTGTCCAACATGCGACCCAAGTTTGAATTGTGTGTGGAGCAATCACTGTGGGGCTACACAGGTGTGTTTGGTTAGGTCCTATCCGAACTACCCATTTTCTACACATTGTGCAGAG aaactAGACTGCAAGCTCATGAAACAGCTAGCAACAGgaggagaaatattttgctGCGAAGATGAAGCTTGCGTCCATAGTATCCTCGGAGTTTGA